The Streptomyces sp. CC0208 genome window below encodes:
- a CDS encoding wax ester/triacylglycerol synthase family O-acyltransferase yields the protein MTSDLLAPLDLAFWNMESAEHPMHLGALGVFTAHSPTAGAHAADLLAGRAAAVPGLRMRIRDVWPLGFPYAFGGAARVPDPDFDPLRHVLLHAPTADFHAEAGRLMQRPLDRERPPWEAHVVPGEDGVSFAVLFKFHHALADGLRALTLAAAVLDPMDLPARKPRPEEPAKSLLPDVRRLPDLLRGAVSDLGRALDIGASVALSSVGVRSSAALTSEPSGTRRTAGVVVDLDDVHRVRKSRGGTVNDVLIAVVAGALRRWLDERGDGSEGVAPRALIPVSRRRPRTAHPQGNRLSGYLVRLPVDDPDPLGRLDTVRTAMDRKKDAGPHRGAGAVALLADHVPALGHRLGGPLAGQGARFWFDILVTSVPLPSIGLKLGGNPVTEVYPFAPLARGQSLAVAISTYRGQVHYGLVADAEAVPDLDLLARSLTEEVKELLAACGS from the coding sequence TTGACTTCTGACCTGCTGGCCCCTCTCGACCTGGCGTTCTGGAACATGGAGTCCGCCGAGCACCCGATGCACCTGGGAGCGCTCGGCGTCTTCACGGCGCACTCGCCCACCGCGGGCGCCCACGCGGCCGACCTGCTCGCGGGCCGGGCAGCCGCGGTGCCCGGCCTGCGGATGCGGATCCGGGACGTGTGGCCGCTCGGCTTCCCGTACGCCTTCGGGGGAGCCGCCCGCGTCCCCGATCCCGACTTCGACCCGCTCCGGCACGTCCTGCTGCACGCCCCGACCGCGGACTTCCACGCCGAGGCGGGCCGGCTCATGCAGCGGCCGCTGGACCGTGAACGGCCGCCCTGGGAGGCGCACGTGGTGCCGGGGGAGGACGGCGTCTCCTTCGCCGTGCTCTTCAAGTTCCACCACGCCCTCGCCGACGGACTGCGGGCCCTGACGCTCGCCGCCGCCGTCCTGGACCCGATGGACCTGCCCGCACGCAAGCCGCGCCCCGAGGAGCCCGCGAAGAGCCTGCTCCCGGATGTGCGCAGACTGCCCGATCTGCTGCGGGGTGCCGTCTCCGACCTGGGCCGCGCCCTCGACATCGGTGCCTCCGTCGCGCTGTCCTCCGTGGGCGTGCGCTCCTCCGCCGCTCTGACCTCTGAGCCAAGCGGCACCCGACGTACCGCCGGAGTCGTCGTCGACCTCGACGACGTGCACCGGGTCCGCAAGAGCCGGGGCGGCACTGTCAACGACGTCCTGATCGCGGTCGTCGCGGGCGCCCTGCGCCGCTGGCTGGACGAGCGCGGCGACGGCAGCGAGGGCGTGGCGCCCCGCGCCCTGATCCCCGTCTCCAGGCGCCGTCCGCGCACCGCGCACCCCCAGGGCAACCGGCTCTCCGGGTACCTGGTGCGGCTTCCGGTCGACGACCCCGACCCGCTGGGTCGCCTGGACACGGTCCGTACGGCCATGGACCGCAAGAAGGACGCCGGTCCCCACCGCGGCGCGGGCGCCGTCGCCCTGCTCGCCGACCACGTCCCGGCCCTCGGCCACCGTCTCGGCGGGCCCCTGGCCGGTCAGGGCGCCCGGTTCTGGTTCGACATCCTCGTCACCAGCGTGCCCCTGCCCAGCATCGGCCTGAAGCTCGGCGGCAACCCGGTGACCGAGGTGTACCCCTTCGCCCCGCTCGCCCGCGGCCAGTCCCTCGCGGTCGCCATCTCGACGTACCGGGGACAGGTCCACTACGGCCTGGTCGCCGACGCGGAAGCGGTGCCTGACCTGGACCTGCTGGCTCGATCCCTGACCGAGGAGGTGAAGGAACTGCTGGCCGCCTGCGGTTCTTGA
- the glgC gene encoding glucose-1-phosphate adenylyltransferase — MRRGGPSVLGIVLAGGEGKRLMPLTTDRAKPAVTFGGTYRLVDFVLSNLVNADILRICVLTQYKSHSLDRHITTTWRMSSLLGNYITPVPAQQRLGPRWYLGSADAILQSLNLIYDERPEYVAVFGADHVYRMDPSQMLTQHIESGAGVTVAGIRVPRSESPSFGVISPGSDGLTVESFLEKPADPPGLADDPESVFASMGNYIFTTKALIEALQRDSEDEDSVHDMGGSILPQLTDRGEAQLYDFSANHVPGETTRDRGYWRDVGTLDAYYDAHMDLIAERPAFNLYNRQWPIYTHSGQLSPARFNSGGIASESIISAGCLIRGQVTRSVLSPGVLVDPGAVVQGSVLHDNVKIGRGAVVRGAVLDKNTEVPPGATIGVNPERDAELYTVSKGGVIALGKGQLVS; from the coding sequence ATGCGTCGTGGCGGACCTTCGGTGCTCGGCATCGTACTCGCGGGCGGAGAAGGCAAACGGCTGATGCCGCTGACCACGGACCGCGCCAAACCCGCGGTCACCTTCGGAGGAACGTACCGGCTGGTCGACTTCGTCCTGTCCAACCTCGTCAACGCCGACATCCTGCGCATCTGCGTGCTCACGCAGTACAAGTCGCACTCGCTGGACCGGCACATCACGACCACCTGGCGGATGTCGAGCCTGCTCGGCAACTACATCACGCCGGTGCCCGCCCAGCAGCGCCTCGGACCGCGCTGGTACCTGGGCAGCGCGGACGCGATCCTGCAGTCCCTGAACCTGATCTACGACGAGCGCCCCGAGTACGTGGCGGTGTTCGGCGCCGACCACGTCTACCGCATGGACCCGAGCCAGATGCTCACGCAGCACATAGAGTCCGGCGCGGGCGTGACGGTGGCCGGGATCCGTGTCCCGCGCTCCGAGTCCCCCTCGTTCGGGGTGATCTCCCCAGGCTCGGACGGCCTCACGGTGGAAAGCTTCCTGGAGAAGCCCGCCGACCCGCCGGGGCTTGCGGACGATCCGGAGAGCGTGTTCGCCTCGATGGGCAACTACATCTTCACCACCAAGGCCCTGATCGAGGCGCTCCAGCGGGACTCCGAGGACGAGGACTCCGTCCACGACATGGGCGGCTCGATCCTGCCGCAGCTCACCGACCGTGGTGAGGCCCAGCTCTACGACTTCAGCGCCAACCACGTGCCCGGCGAGACCACCCGCGACCGCGGCTACTGGCGAGACGTCGGCACCCTGGACGCCTACTACGACGCCCACATGGACCTGATCGCCGAGCGTCCCGCCTTCAACCTCTACAACCGGCAGTGGCCCATCTACACCCACTCCGGCCAGCTCTCCCCGGCCCGTTTCAACTCCGGCGGCATCGCCAGCGAGTCCATCATCAGCGCGGGCTGCCTGATCCGCGGCCAGGTCACCCGCTCCGTGCTCTCACCGGGCGTCCTGGTCGACCCGGGAGCCGTCGTCCAGGGGTCGGTCCTGCACGACAACGTCAAGATCGGACGGGGCGCGGTGGTCCGCGGCGCCGTCCTCGACAAGAACACCGAGGTCCCGCCGGGTGCCACGATCGGTGTGAACCCGGAGCGGGACGCGGAGCTGTACACGGTGTCCAAGGGCGGGGTGATCGCCCTCGGGAAGGGGCAGCTGGTGTCCTAG
- the glgA gene encoding glycogen synthase: MRVGLLTREYPPDVYGGAGVHVEFLARELRSLVDLDVHCWGEGRTDGVVRHRPWSALDTANDALRTFSVDLSMAAGLEGRELVHSHTWYANLAGHLGKLLHGIPHVMTAHSLEPLRPWKAEQLGGGYALSSWAERTAIESADAVIAVSGAMREDILGCYPALDPAKVHIVHNGIDTALYRPDHGTEVLDRIGLDRDRPFVLFVGRITRQKGVPHLMRAVRHIDPAAQVVLCAGAPDTPEIDREFRELFEELSRVREGVHWIPQMLPRPEVIQLLTHAAVFVCPSVYEPLGIVNLEAMACGTPVVASRVGGIPEVVDDGRTGLLVTVDDGFETALAGALDSVIGDPATARRMGEAGRERAVDEFGWDAVARRTVRLYEEIVKQA; this comes from the coding sequence GTGCGTGTGGGCCTGCTGACCCGGGAGTACCCGCCGGATGTGTACGGCGGTGCGGGTGTCCATGTCGAGTTCCTCGCCCGGGAGTTGAGGTCCCTCGTCGACCTGGATGTGCACTGCTGGGGCGAGGGCCGGACGGACGGCGTCGTACGGCACCGGCCCTGGTCGGCCCTGGACACCGCCAACGACGCGCTGCGCACGTTCTCCGTGGACCTCTCCATGGCCGCGGGCCTCGAAGGCCGCGAGCTGGTCCACTCGCACACCTGGTACGCCAACCTCGCCGGCCACCTCGGCAAGCTGCTGCACGGCATCCCGCACGTGATGACCGCCCACTCCCTGGAGCCCCTGCGCCCCTGGAAGGCCGAGCAGCTCGGCGGCGGGTACGCGCTGTCGAGCTGGGCCGAGCGCACCGCGATCGAATCCGCCGACGCGGTGATCGCCGTGTCGGGAGCCATGCGTGAGGACATCCTCGGCTGCTATCCGGCGCTGGATCCGGCCAAGGTCCACATCGTGCACAACGGCATCGACACCGCCCTCTACCGGCCCGACCACGGCACCGAGGTACTGGACCGCATCGGCCTGGACCGGGACCGCCCGTTCGTGCTGTTCGTCGGCCGGATCACCCGCCAGAAGGGCGTGCCCCATCTGATGCGCGCGGTCCGGCACATCGACCCGGCCGCGCAGGTCGTGCTGTGCGCGGGCGCGCCGGACACTCCGGAGATCGACCGGGAGTTCCGCGAGCTCTTCGAGGAGCTGAGCCGGGTCCGCGAGGGCGTGCACTGGATCCCGCAGATGCTGCCGCGCCCCGAGGTGATCCAGCTGCTCACCCATGCCGCGGTGTTCGTCTGCCCCTCGGTCTACGAACCCCTCGGCATTGTCAACCTGGAGGCGATGGCCTGCGGGACGCCCGTGGTGGCCTCGCGGGTCGGCGGTATCCCCGAAGTCGTGGACGACGGCAGGACCGGACTGCTCGTGACCGTGGACGACGGGTTCGAGACGGCCCTCGCGGGGGCACTCGATTCAGTGATCGGCGATCCGGCCACGGCACGGCGGATGGGCGAGGCGGGACGGGAGCGCGCGGTCGACGAGTTCGGCTGGGACGCCGTCGCGCGGCGCACGGTCCGGCTGTACGAGGAGATCGTCAAACAGGCGTAG
- a CDS encoding (2Fe-2S)-binding protein translates to MVLLLVVDLDPELAALRPLGAFFVLQTIGGTCGAPRPALPTLAQVYEKRESDVYINAMTFRVRKVAAALRAPEPRIAASLAHQGLAARLWSVALGCAVLYGRIPDLAPHRLRWDPDASAPDDLWLEGVEPLSGDAGTVADVVLHGHLEPLAAVLRAEYRLAAGLLWGNAGSALAGAARQLLGRRPDVSARTRDLTADLLAHPLLTGTLDSTTLRRRSCCLYYRLPEGGVCGDCCFTRAPRSSPRGASG, encoded by the coding sequence TTGGTACTACTGCTGGTCGTGGACCTGGACCCGGAACTCGCGGCGCTGCGACCGCTCGGCGCCTTCTTCGTACTACAGACGATCGGCGGCACGTGCGGGGCACCGCGCCCAGCGCTGCCGACCCTCGCACAAGTCTATGAGAAACGAGAGTCGGATGTTTACATAAATGCCATGACTTTTCGGGTCCGGAAGGTCGCTGCGGCCCTGCGGGCCCCGGAGCCCCGGATCGCGGCCTCCCTCGCCCACCAGGGCCTCGCGGCCCGGCTGTGGTCGGTGGCGCTCGGCTGCGCGGTCCTGTACGGCCGCATCCCCGACCTCGCGCCGCACCGCCTGCGCTGGGACCCCGACGCGAGCGCCCCCGACGACCTGTGGCTGGAGGGCGTCGAGCCGTTGTCCGGCGATGCCGGCACCGTCGCCGACGTCGTGCTGCACGGCCATCTCGAACCGCTGGCGGCAGTGCTGCGCGCCGAGTACCGGCTGGCCGCCGGACTGCTGTGGGGCAACGCCGGATCGGCCCTCGCGGGCGCCGCCCGTCAGCTGCTGGGCCGGCGTCCGGACGTCTCCGCACGCACCCGCGACCTCACGGCGGATCTCCTCGCCCACCCTCTGCTCACCGGCACGCTCGACAGCACCACGCTTCGCCGCCGCAGCTGCTGTCTGTACTACCGGTTGCCGGAGGGCGGCGTGTGCGGTGACTGTTGTTTCACACGAGCCCCGCGCTCTTCCCCGCGCGGCGCATCTGGGTGA
- a CDS encoding DMT family transporter: MSALALSVLLSLVSAVAYAGGAIVQEQVAVSHPDEHYAPLRRPSWWAAVALNGLGGLLHVVALAYGPLSLVQPLGALTIVFALPMAALFVGRRAGATAWRGAIMATVGLAGLLSLVGASDAQSLSTAQRVFAGLVTAAAVVALMIAGRAAHRHPVVRSVLLATASGIAFGMSSVFTKTVAVDWTGGVSAADLPALAAIGVLATAGLMLSQASYRGAGLAAPLATLTVVNPVVAAAVGITMFGETFRYGTTGTALALSCGVVAAGGLILLTTERIQRTHAEPSAAAALDEGDAFVPAPAEEPADALVREGVLVEQVAALREELLVPAPATPETAPGHGPSDEFPPPGAEPPAYYGPFYGAAYIPVPVVDRHRARVKS, translated from the coding sequence ATGAGTGCCCTCGCGTTGTCCGTGCTCCTCTCGCTCGTCTCCGCCGTCGCCTACGCGGGCGGAGCGATCGTGCAGGAGCAGGTCGCCGTGTCGCACCCCGACGAGCACTACGCTCCGCTGCGCCGGCCGAGCTGGTGGGCGGCGGTCGCGCTGAACGGCCTCGGCGGACTCCTGCACGTGGTGGCGCTCGCCTACGGTCCCCTCAGCCTGGTCCAGCCGCTGGGCGCCCTGACGATCGTGTTCGCGCTGCCGATGGCCGCGCTGTTCGTGGGCCGCAGGGCCGGGGCCACCGCCTGGCGGGGCGCGATCATGGCGACGGTGGGTCTGGCCGGTCTGCTCTCCCTGGTGGGCGCCTCCGACGCGCAGTCCCTCAGCACGGCCCAGCGGGTGTTCGCCGGACTGGTGACGGCCGCCGCGGTGGTCGCGCTGATGATCGCGGGCCGGGCCGCGCACCGGCACCCGGTGGTGCGCAGCGTGCTGCTCGCGACCGCGTCCGGCATAGCGTTCGGGATGTCCTCCGTGTTCACCAAGACGGTCGCCGTCGACTGGACCGGCGGCGTCAGTGCGGCGGACCTGCCCGCGCTGGCCGCGATCGGCGTCCTGGCCACGGCCGGACTGATGCTGTCGCAGGCCTCCTACCGCGGCGCGGGCCTCGCGGCCCCGCTGGCGACGCTGACGGTCGTGAACCCGGTGGTGGCGGCGGCGGTCGGCATCACGATGTTCGGCGAAACCTTCCGCTACGGCACAACCGGCACCGCGCTCGCGCTGAGCTGCGGTGTGGTGGCGGCGGGCGGCCTGATCCTGCTGACGACGGAGCGCATCCAGCGCACCCACGCCGAGCCGTCGGCGGCCGCGGCCCTCGACGAGGGGGACGCGTTCGTCCCGGCGCCCGCAGAGGAGCCGGCCGATGCTCTCGTGCGCGAGGGCGTGCTCGTCGAGCAGGTCGCCGCTCTGCGCGAGGAACTCCTCGTGCCGGCCCCCGCCACGCCTGAGACGGCGCCGGGTCACGGCCCGTCCGACGAGTTCCCGCCCCCGGGCGCGGAGCCCCCGGCGTACTACGGCCCCTTCTACGGCGCTGCGTACATCCCGGTGCCGGTAGTCGACCGGCACCGGGCGCGGGTCAAATCCTGA
- a CDS encoding transglycosylase family protein, producing MAVRGRHRRYQPNRINRASLTVTAGGVGIAVPLIGTGTAHAADMATWNKVAACESSSNWSINTGNGYYGGLQFTRSTWEAYGGTRYAARADLATKDQQIAVAEKVLDGQGPGAWPACSSRAGLTRGGPTPDLHPRTEKTAAKTSSVRDVQPQTTPQSRAGRAEMYTVVHGDSLSGIADAQKVRGGWRGLYAANRETVGADPDLILPGQRLKLRGSAATPATTHHAPTKKTSSHTGKKTEKATDTGLVAPVNASLGTPYRKAGSAWSKGYHTGVDFPVPTGTSVKAVAAGKVVTSGWGGSFGYQVVIRHSDGRYTQYGHLSAISVKAGQSVGGGQRIGRSGSTGNSSGPHLHFEVRTGPGFGSDIDPLAYLRANGVRI from the coding sequence ATGGCCGTACGCGGCCGGCATCGCCGGTATCAGCCGAACAGAATCAACCGCGCCTCGCTCACCGTCACCGCGGGTGGCGTCGGCATCGCGGTCCCGCTCATCGGCACCGGCACCGCCCACGCGGCCGACATGGCCACCTGGAACAAGGTCGCCGCGTGCGAGTCCAGCAGCAACTGGAGCATCAACACCGGCAACGGCTACTACGGCGGCCTCCAGTTCACCCGCTCCACCTGGGAGGCGTACGGCGGCACCCGGTACGCGGCCCGCGCGGATCTGGCCACCAAGGACCAGCAGATCGCCGTGGCGGAGAAGGTGCTGGACGGACAGGGGCCGGGCGCCTGGCCGGCGTGCTCGTCAAGGGCCGGGCTCACCCGCGGGGGCCCCACCCCGGACCTGCACCCCCGCACCGAGAAGACGGCCGCGAAGACGTCCTCCGTGCGCGACGTCCAGCCGCAGACCACTCCGCAGTCGCGGGCCGGCAGGGCCGAGATGTACACGGTGGTCCACGGCGACTCGCTCTCCGGGATCGCCGACGCCCAGAAGGTCCGGGGCGGCTGGCGGGGGCTGTACGCCGCCAACCGCGAGACGGTCGGAGCCGACCCCGACCTGATCCTGCCCGGACAGCGGCTGAAGCTGCGCGGCAGCGCCGCCACGCCCGCCACCACGCACCACGCCCCGACGAAGAAGACCTCCTCCCACACCGGGAAGAAGACCGAGAAGGCCACCGACACGGGCCTGGTCGCCCCCGTGAACGCCTCCCTCGGCACCCCGTACCGCAAGGCGGGGTCCGCCTGGTCGAAGGGCTACCACACCGGCGTCGACTTCCCGGTGCCCACCGGGACGTCCGTGAAGGCGGTCGCGGCCGGGAAGGTCGTCACCTCGGGGTGGGGCGGCTCCTTCGGCTACCAGGTGGTGATCCGGCACTCCGACGGCCGCTACACGCAGTACGGCCACCTGTCCGCGATCTCCGTGAAGGCCGGGCAGAGCGTGGGCGGCGGGCAGCGCATCGGCCGTTCGGGCTCCACCGGCAACAGCTCGGGCCCGCATCTGCACTTCGAGGTGCGGACGGGGCCCGGTTTCGGCAGCGACATCGACCCGTTGGCCTATCTCAGGGCCAACGGCGTCAGGATTTGA
- the gndA gene encoding NADP-dependent phosphogluconate dehydrogenase: MSNTAQIGVTGLAVMGRNLARNFARNGYTVALHNRTASRTHALVEEFGSEGDFIAAETAKEFVAALERPRRLVIMVKAGEPTDAVIQEFAPLLEPGDMIIDGGNAHFADTRRRERELREQGIHFVGMGVSGGEEGALNGPSIMPGGPKESYDSLGPMLEKISAKAADGAPCVTHVGPDGAGHFVKMVHNGIEYADMQLIGEAYQLLRDVAGYSPAQIADIFRTWNTGRLDSYLIEITAEVLSHVDAATGKPFVDVVVDQAEQKGTGRWTVQIALDLGVPVSGIAEAVFARSLSGHAELREASRGLAGPKASPLSKSEAGAFADRVEQALYASKIVSYTQGFHEIAAAREEYDWDIDLGAVSAIWRGGCIIRAAFLDRIRSAYDTRADLPSLLSDDTFAQEIASAQDDWRDVIIAATRQGVPVPGFSAALAYYDALRAERLPAALTQGQRDFFGAHTYRRTDRDGSFHTLWGGDRSEVTG, encoded by the coding sequence ATGAGCAACACAGCGCAGATCGGTGTCACGGGCCTCGCGGTCATGGGCCGCAACCTCGCCCGTAACTTCGCCCGCAACGGCTACACGGTCGCCCTGCACAACCGGACCGCGTCGCGCACGCACGCCCTGGTCGAGGAGTTCGGGAGCGAGGGCGACTTCATCGCGGCCGAGACCGCGAAGGAGTTCGTGGCGGCCCTGGAGCGGCCGCGCCGTCTGGTCATCATGGTGAAGGCCGGTGAGCCGACCGACGCGGTGATCCAGGAGTTCGCGCCGCTGCTGGAGCCGGGCGACATGATCATCGACGGCGGCAACGCGCACTTCGCCGACACCCGGCGCCGGGAGCGCGAACTGCGCGAGCAGGGCATCCACTTCGTCGGCATGGGCGTCTCCGGCGGCGAGGAGGGCGCGCTCAACGGTCCGAGCATCATGCCGGGCGGTCCGAAGGAGTCGTACGACTCTCTCGGCCCGATGCTGGAGAAGATCTCCGCGAAGGCGGCGGACGGTGCGCCGTGCGTGACGCATGTCGGTCCTGACGGCGCCGGGCACTTCGTGAAGATGGTCCACAACGGCATCGAGTACGCCGACATGCAACTGATCGGTGAGGCGTACCAGTTGCTGCGGGACGTGGCCGGGTACTCCCCCGCCCAGATCGCCGACATCTTCCGCACCTGGAACACCGGCCGCCTGGACTCGTACCTGATCGAGATCACGGCCGAGGTGCTGTCCCACGTGGACGCTGCGACGGGCAAGCCGTTCGTGGACGTGGTGGTGGACCAGGCCGAGCAGAAGGGCACCGGCCGCTGGACCGTCCAGATCGCCCTCGACCTGGGTGTCCCGGTGTCGGGCATCGCGGAGGCGGTCTTCGCCCGCTCCCTGTCCGGCCACGCGGAGCTGCGGGAGGCGTCCCGGGGTCTCGCCGGGCCCAAGGCGTCGCCGCTGAGCAAGTCGGAGGCGGGTGCCTTCGCGGACCGCGTCGAGCAGGCGCTGTACGCCTCGAAGATCGTGTCGTACACCCAGGGCTTCCACGAGATCGCGGCCGCCCGTGAGGAGTACGACTGGGACATCGACCTGGGTGCCGTCTCCGCGATCTGGCGCGGCGGCTGCATCATCCGTGCGGCCTTCCTGGACCGCATCCGCTCCGCCTACGACACCCGCGCGGATCTGCCGAGCCTGCTCTCCGACGACACCTTCGCGCAGGAGATCGCCTCGGCGCAGGACGACTGGCGTGACGTGATCATCGCGGCGACGCGGCAGGGGGTACCGGTGCCCGGATTCTCCGCGGCGCTGGCCTACTACGACGCGCTGCGCGCCGAGCGGCTGCCCGCCGCGCTCACGCAGGGGCAGCGGGACTTCTTCGGAGCCCACACCTACCGGCGCACGGACCGGGACGGCTCGTTCCACACGCTGTGGGGCGGGGACCGGTCCGAGGTGACCGGCTAG
- a CDS encoding GNAT family N-acetyltransferase, whose amino-acid sequence MSDIEIRDDRQAGRLEAFGSGGGEVVGHIQYFVLESPERALVPVHTIVEPAHEGQGIAGSLARELYGIAAREGMAVAPLCPYVVKWAERHPDEAPAAAPELLHAAKRWLAAHPEGF is encoded by the coding sequence ATGAGCGACATAGAGATCCGTGACGACCGACAGGCAGGACGCCTGGAGGCGTTCGGTTCCGGGGGAGGTGAAGTCGTGGGCCACATCCAGTACTTCGTCCTCGAATCCCCCGAGCGCGCCCTGGTCCCGGTCCACACCATCGTGGAACCGGCCCACGAGGGACAGGGCATCGCGGGCTCCCTGGCCCGCGAGCTCTACGGCATCGCGGCTCGCGAAGGCATGGCCGTCGCCCCGCTCTGCCCGTACGTCGTCAAGTGGGCCGAACGCCACCCGGACGAGGCCCCCGCCGCCGCCCCGGAACTCCTCCACGCGGCGAAGCGGTGGCTGGCGGCCCACCCCGAGGGCTTCTGA
- the panD gene encoding aspartate 1-decarboxylase, translating to MLRTLFKSKIHRATVTQADLHYVGSVTIDADLLDAADLLPGELVHIVDITNGARLETYVIEGERGSGVVGINGAAAHLVHPGDLVIIISYAQVTDAEARALVPRVVHVDADNRIVALGADPSEPVPGSDQERSPQAVSA from the coding sequence GTGCTGCGAACTCTCTTCAAGTCCAAGATCCACCGAGCCACCGTCACCCAGGCCGACCTGCACTACGTGGGATCGGTGACCATCGACGCGGATCTGCTCGACGCGGCCGATCTGCTGCCCGGTGAGCTCGTCCACATCGTCGACATCACCAACGGCGCCCGGTTGGAGACGTACGTCATCGAGGGCGAGCGGGGTTCGGGCGTGGTCGGCATCAACGGTGCCGCCGCCCATCTCGTCCACCCCGGCGACCTGGTGATCATCATCAGTTACGCTCAAGTGACCGACGCCGAGGCGCGGGCACTCGTACCCCGGGTCGTGCACGTGGACGCCGACAACCGCATCGTCGCGCTCGGGGCCGATCCCTCCGAGCCGGTTCCGGGTTCCGATCAGGAGCGCAGCCCGCAGGCGGTGTCGGCCTGA
- a CDS encoding GAF and ANTAR domain-containing protein has product MTPGSRSARIQALVAEQAALRGVRVGLLDVCTAAVAALPVGGAGVSAMSRDRASLPLCSTDSVSQQLEELQLTLGEGPCVDAFVLGSSVLCTDLLAGELQRHWTVFADAALEAGARAVFAFPLQLGAISPGVLDLYSSTSVELDADEVADAMAFADTATLLLLDAGISVTGVPSDTGAPGTDAAGTDLPDAAPLDDLGGYRAEIDQATGILMVQLGVGVEEAFIRLRAHAYARGTPISVVAADVVAHRLRFPLETTASDPQPPDARPPDEEP; this is encoded by the coding sequence GTGACCCCCGGCAGCCGGTCGGCGCGGATCCAGGCTCTCGTGGCCGAGCAGGCGGCCCTGCGCGGTGTCCGGGTCGGTCTCCTCGACGTGTGTACGGCGGCGGTGGCGGCGCTGCCGGTCGGCGGGGCCGGGGTGTCCGCGATGTCCCGCGACCGGGCGAGCCTTCCGCTGTGCAGCACCGACTCCGTCAGTCAGCAGCTGGAAGAACTCCAGCTCACCCTGGGCGAGGGGCCGTGCGTGGATGCCTTCGTCCTCGGCTCCTCCGTCCTCTGCACCGACTTGTTGGCCGGTGAACTCCAGCGGCATTGGACGGTGTTCGCCGATGCGGCCCTGGAAGCCGGAGCCAGAGCGGTCTTCGCCTTCCCCTTGCAACTCGGTGCCATCAGTCCCGGCGTACTCGACCTGTACTCCAGCACCTCGGTCGAGCTGGACGCGGACGAGGTGGCCGACGCGATGGCCTTCGCCGACACTGCCACGTTGCTTCTGCTCGACGCCGGGATCAGCGTGACGGGTGTCCCGTCCGACACCGGCGCGCCCGGCACCGACGCGGCCGGCACGGACCTGCCGGACGCCGCGCCCCTCGACGACCTGGGCGGTTACCGGGCCGAGATCGACCAGGCCACCGGCATCCTCATGGTCCAGCTCGGCGTCGGCGTCGAGGAAGCCTTCATCCGGCTGCGCGCCCACGCGTACGCCCGGGGGACACCGATCTCGGTGGTCGCCGCCGACGTGGTCGCCCACCGGCTCCGCTTCCCCCTGGAGACGACAGCGTCCGACCCACAACCGCCGGATGCGCGACCGCCCGACGAGGAGCCCTGA
- a CDS encoding GAF and ANTAR domain-containing protein has product MKEQLMARTFVELADSLVADFDLMDFLRLLTDRCVDLLDASAAGVLLADRDGVLRVMAASDERVRLLELFQLQNHEGPCLDCFHTGITVSVPDLRDEAARWPLFTAQAQRIGFTAVQALPMRLRDEVVGALNLFHTSPAPINPAATPFAQALADVATISVLQQRTTERGALLNEQLQTALNSRVLIEQAKGKLAERRNTDMERAFTTLRSYARAHNRRLADVARAFIDETEHLPGLSSGSS; this is encoded by the coding sequence ATGAAGGAACAGCTGATGGCCCGGACGTTCGTCGAGCTGGCGGACAGTCTCGTTGCCGACTTCGACCTCATGGACTTCCTGCGCCTGCTCACCGACCGCTGCGTCGATCTGCTCGACGCGAGTGCGGCGGGCGTTCTGCTCGCCGACCGCGACGGAGTGCTGCGCGTCATGGCCGCCTCCGACGAACGGGTGCGCCTCCTCGAACTGTTCCAGCTCCAGAACCACGAAGGCCCCTGCCTGGACTGCTTCCACACCGGGATCACCGTGTCCGTTCCCGACCTGCGCGACGAAGCGGCGCGCTGGCCCCTGTTCACCGCCCAGGCCCAGCGCATCGGCTTCACGGCCGTCCAGGCGCTGCCCATGCGCCTGCGCGACGAGGTCGTCGGCGCCCTCAATCTCTTCCACACCAGCCCGGCGCCCATCAACCCCGCCGCCACCCCCTTCGCACAGGCCCTCGCCGACGTCGCCACCATCAGCGTGCTGCAACAACGCACCACCGAGCGCGGCGCGCTCCTCAACGAACAGCTGCAGACCGCCCTCAACAGCCGCGTCCTGATCGAACAGGCCAAGGGAAAGCTCGCCGAACGCCGCAACACGGACATGGAGCGGGCCTTCACGACGCTGCGTAGCTACGCCCGCGCCCACAACCGCCGCCTGGCGGACGTCGCCCGCGCCTTCATCGACGAAACCGAGCACCTCCCCGGTCTCAGTTCCGGAAGTTCCTGA